The Planococcus halocryophilus nucleotide sequence CGTAACCGCCGAATACTTGAATGGCTTCAATTGTGACGTCCATTGCTGTTTTTGATGCAAAAAGTTTGGCCATTGATGCCTCTTTGTTGCAGTCTTTTCCTTTTGAATACAAATCAGCTGCGTTATAAACGAGCAATTTCGACGCTTCTACTTGCGTCGCCATATCCGCTAGTTTAAAGCCGATACCTTGTTGCTGTGCAATTGGTTTGCCGAATTGCTCACGTTCTTTCGCATAAGCCACTGCGTATTCATAAGCCGCTTCTGCGATGCCCAGTGCTTGTGCCGCAATTCCAATACGTCCAACATTCAAATTCGCCATCGCGATGCTGAATCCTTTATTTTCTTCGCCTAATAAGTTTTCAGCCGGTACGCGCATGTTTTCAAATGTTAACTGAACTGTCTTCGAACCGTGAAGGCCCATTTTCTTTTCGTTTTTACCGATGATTAAACCAGGAGTATCTTTTTCAACAATAAAAGCTGAAATCCCACGAGAACCTGCAGCTGGTTTTGTTGAAGCAAAAACGATATACGTATCAGCTGCTCCGCCGTTCGTAATAAAGACTTTTGAGCCATTTAATACATAGTCATCTCCGTCTAGAACGGCTTTTGTTTTCAGACTTCCTGCATCAGACCCTGCAGCTGGTTCTGTTAAACAAAACGCGCCAAGGTATTCACCAGTCGCCAGTTTCGGCACATATTTTTCAATTTGTTGCTGTGATCCGAAATTCAGAATCGGGTTTGTTCCAACAGATGTGTGAACAGATAGAATCACTCCGATTACACCACTAGCTTTCGATAATTCATGAATAGCCGTGATATATGAAGTAAAGTCCATTTCCGAGCCACCGTATTTCTCAGGAGCGGTAATCCCCATTAATCCAAGCTCGCCCATTTTCTTTAAAATAGCTGTTGGAAATTCGTCATTTTCCATATTTTCGATAAAAGGCGTAATTTCTTCTTTCGCGAAATCTCGCACCATGTTGCGCATCA carries:
- a CDS encoding acyl-CoA dehydrogenase, with translation MDLHFTDEQLMMRNMVRDFAKEEITPFIENMENDEFPTAILKKMGELGLMGITAPEKYGGSEMDFTSYITAIHELSKASGVIGVILSVHTSVGTNPILNFGSQQQIEKYVPKLATGEYLGAFCLTEPAAGSDAGSLKTKAVLDGDDYVLNGSKVFITNGGAADTYIVFASTKPAAGSRGISAFIVEKDTPGLIIGKNEKKMGLHGSKTVQLTFENMRVPAENLLGEENKGFSIAMANLNVGRIGIAAQALGIAEAAYEYAVAYAKEREQFGKPIAQQQGIGFKLADMATQVEASKLLVYNAADLYSKGKDCNKEASMAKLFASKTAMDVTIEAIQVFGGYGYTKDYPVERLFRDAKVTEIYEGTSEIQRIVISKQLTK